One Danio rerio strain Tuebingen ecotype United States chromosome 13, GRCz12tu, whole genome shotgun sequence DNA window includes the following coding sequences:
- the ppm1aa gene encoding protein phosphatase 1A isoform X3: MGAFLDKPKMEKHNAHGDGNSLRYGLSSMQGWRVEMEDAHTAVIGLPNSLDLWSFFAVYDGHAGSQVARYCCEHLLEHITSNPDFQGGGGGGGPAVEPSVDSVKSGIRTGFLQIDDHMRQISEKKHGGADRSGSTAVGVMISPRHIYFINCGDSRGLLSRGGAVHFFTQDHKPSNPLEKERIQNAGGSVMIQRVNGSLAVSRALGDFDYKCVHGKGPTEQLVSPEPEVCAIERSEAEDEFIVLACDGIWDVMANEELCDFVRSRLEVTDDLERVCNEIVDTCLYKGSRDNMSVVLVCFVSAPKVSPEAVKREAELDKYLESRVEEILKRQGDEGVPDLVHVMRTLASESIPNLPPGGELASKRSVIEAVYNKLNPYRNEDTT, translated from the exons ATGGGTGCATTTCTGGATAAGCCAAAGATGGAGAAACATAACGCTCATGGGGATGGGAACAGTCTTCGCTACGGCCTGAGCAGCATGCAGGGCTGGCGTGTTGAGATGGAAGATGCGCACACCGCTGTCATCGGCCTGCCCAACAGTCTGGACCTCTGGTCGTTCTTTGCCGTTTATGATGGTCACGCGGGATCACAGGTGGCACGTTACTGCTGCGAGCACCTTCTGGAGCACATCACCAGCAACCCTGACTTCCAGGGTGGAGGCGGAGGAGGGGGACCAGCTGTGGAGCCCAGTGTGGACAGCGTGAAGTCGGGAATTCGCACTGGTTTCCTTCAGATCGACGATCACATGCGACAGATTTCGGAAAAGAAGCATGGTGGAGCTGACCGCAGCGGCTCGACAGCTGTCGGAGTGATGATTTCACCTCGCCATATCTACTTTATCAACTGCGGAGATTCGCGCGGGTTGCTGAGTCGCGGAGGGGCGGTGCACTTCTTCACACAGGACCACAAACCCAGCAACCCTCTCGAGAAGGAAAGGATCCAGAACGCTGGAGGGTCTGTGATGATCCAACGTGTCAATGGGTCTCTGGCGGTGTCCAGGGCTCTGGGGGACTTTGACTATAAGTGTGTGCATGGTAAGGGTCCCACGGAGCAGCTGGTGTCACCAGAGCCCGAGGTCTGTGCTATCGAGCGGTCAGAGGCGGAGGACGAGTTTATTGTTCTTGCTTGTGATGGGATCTGGGATGTGATGGCCAACGAGGAGTTGTGTGATTTTGTTCGTTCACGACTTGAGGTGACAGACGATCTGGAGAGGGTCTGCAATGAGATTGTAGATACCTGCTTGTACAAG GGAAGTCGTGACAACATGAGTGTTGTGCTGGTGTGTTTCGTCAGTGCACCGAAGGTTTCCCCTGAAGCTGTTAAAAGGGAAGCTGAGCTTGATAAATACCTAGAGAGCCGAGTAGAAG AGATCCTGAAGAGGCAGGGAGACGAAGGTGTGCCCGACCTGGTACATGTGATGCGCACGTTAGCATCTGAGAGCATCCCAAACCTACCCCCTGGAGGAGAACTGGCCAGCAA
- the ppm1aa gene encoding protein phosphatase 1A, with protein MGAFLDKPKMEKHNAHGDGNSLRYGLSSMQGWRVEMEDAHTAVIGLPNSLDLWSFFAVYDGHAGSQVARYCCEHLLEHITSNPDFQGGGGGGGPAVEPSVDSVKSGIRTGFLQIDDHMRQISEKKHGGADRSGSTAVGVMISPRHIYFINCGDSRGLLSRGGAVHFFTQDHKPSNPLEKERIQNAGGSVMIQRVNGSLAVSRALGDFDYKCVHGKGPTEQLVSPEPEVCAIERSEAEDEFIVLACDGIWDVMANEELCDFVRSRLEVTDDLERVCNEIVDTCLYKGSRDNMSVVLVCFVSAPKVSPEAVKREAELDKYLESRVEEILKRQGDEGVPDLVHVMRTLASESIPNLPPGGELASKRSVIEAVYNKLNPYRNEDTVLL; from the exons ATGGGTGCATTTCTGGATAAGCCAAAGATGGAGAAACATAACGCTCATGGGGATGGGAACAGTCTTCGCTACGGCCTGAGCAGCATGCAGGGCTGGCGTGTTGAGATGGAAGATGCGCACACCGCTGTCATCGGCCTGCCCAACAGTCTGGACCTCTGGTCGTTCTTTGCCGTTTATGATGGTCACGCGGGATCACAGGTGGCACGTTACTGCTGCGAGCACCTTCTGGAGCACATCACCAGCAACCCTGACTTCCAGGGTGGAGGCGGAGGAGGGGGACCAGCTGTGGAGCCCAGTGTGGACAGCGTGAAGTCGGGAATTCGCACTGGTTTCCTTCAGATCGACGATCACATGCGACAGATTTCGGAAAAGAAGCATGGTGGAGCTGACCGCAGCGGCTCGACAGCTGTCGGAGTGATGATTTCACCTCGCCATATCTACTTTATCAACTGCGGAGATTCGCGCGGGTTGCTGAGTCGCGGAGGGGCGGTGCACTTCTTCACACAGGACCACAAACCCAGCAACCCTCTCGAGAAGGAAAGGATCCAGAACGCTGGAGGGTCTGTGATGATCCAACGTGTCAATGGGTCTCTGGCGGTGTCCAGGGCTCTGGGGGACTTTGACTATAAGTGTGTGCATGGTAAGGGTCCCACGGAGCAGCTGGTGTCACCAGAGCCCGAGGTCTGTGCTATCGAGCGGTCAGAGGCGGAGGACGAGTTTATTGTTCTTGCTTGTGATGGGATCTGGGATGTGATGGCCAACGAGGAGTTGTGTGATTTTGTTCGTTCACGACTTGAGGTGACAGACGATCTGGAGAGGGTCTGCAATGAGATTGTAGATACCTGCTTGTACAAG GGAAGTCGTGACAACATGAGTGTTGTGCTGGTGTGTTTCGTCAGTGCACCGAAGGTTTCCCCTGAAGCTGTTAAAAGGGAAGCTGAGCTTGATAAATACCTAGAGAGCCGAGTAGAAG AGATCCTGAAGAGGCAGGGAGACGAAGGTGTGCCCGACCTGGTACATGTGATGCGCACGTTAGCATCTGAGAGCATCCCAAACCTACCCCCTGGAGGAGAACTGGCCAGCAA
- the ppm1aa gene encoding protein phosphatase 1A isoform X2, which yields MGAFLDKPKMEKHNAHGDGNSLRYGLSSMQGWRVEMEDAHTAVIGLPNSLDLWSFFAVYDGHAGSQVARYCCEHLLEHITSNPDFQGGGGGGGPAVEPSVDSVKSGIRTGFLQIDDHMRQISEKKHGGADRSGSTAVGVMISPRHIYFINCGDSRGLLSRGGAVHFFTQDHKPSNPLEKERIQNAGGSVMIQRVNGSLAVSRALGDFDYKCVHGKGPTEQLVSPEPEVCAIERSEAEDEFIVLACDGIWDVMANEELCDFVRSRLEVTDDLERVCNEIVDTCLYKGSRDNMSVVLVCFVSAPKVSPEAVKREAELDKYLESRVEEILKRQGDEGVPDLVHVMRTLASESIPNLPPGGELASKRSVIEAVYNKLNPYRNEDTDSASTDDMW from the exons ATGGGTGCATTTCTGGATAAGCCAAAGATGGAGAAACATAACGCTCATGGGGATGGGAACAGTCTTCGCTACGGCCTGAGCAGCATGCAGGGCTGGCGTGTTGAGATGGAAGATGCGCACACCGCTGTCATCGGCCTGCCCAACAGTCTGGACCTCTGGTCGTTCTTTGCCGTTTATGATGGTCACGCGGGATCACAGGTGGCACGTTACTGCTGCGAGCACCTTCTGGAGCACATCACCAGCAACCCTGACTTCCAGGGTGGAGGCGGAGGAGGGGGACCAGCTGTGGAGCCCAGTGTGGACAGCGTGAAGTCGGGAATTCGCACTGGTTTCCTTCAGATCGACGATCACATGCGACAGATTTCGGAAAAGAAGCATGGTGGAGCTGACCGCAGCGGCTCGACAGCTGTCGGAGTGATGATTTCACCTCGCCATATCTACTTTATCAACTGCGGAGATTCGCGCGGGTTGCTGAGTCGCGGAGGGGCGGTGCACTTCTTCACACAGGACCACAAACCCAGCAACCCTCTCGAGAAGGAAAGGATCCAGAACGCTGGAGGGTCTGTGATGATCCAACGTGTCAATGGGTCTCTGGCGGTGTCCAGGGCTCTGGGGGACTTTGACTATAAGTGTGTGCATGGTAAGGGTCCCACGGAGCAGCTGGTGTCACCAGAGCCCGAGGTCTGTGCTATCGAGCGGTCAGAGGCGGAGGACGAGTTTATTGTTCTTGCTTGTGATGGGATCTGGGATGTGATGGCCAACGAGGAGTTGTGTGATTTTGTTCGTTCACGACTTGAGGTGACAGACGATCTGGAGAGGGTCTGCAATGAGATTGTAGATACCTGCTTGTACAAG GGAAGTCGTGACAACATGAGTGTTGTGCTGGTGTGTTTCGTCAGTGCACCGAAGGTTTCCCCTGAAGCTGTTAAAAGGGAAGCTGAGCTTGATAAATACCTAGAGAGCCGAGTAGAAG AGATCCTGAAGAGGCAGGGAGACGAAGGTGTGCCCGACCTGGTACATGTGATGCGCACGTTAGCATCTGAGAGCATCCCAAACCTACCCCCTGGAGGAGAACTGGCCAGCAA
- the ppm1aa gene encoding protein phosphatase 1A isoform X1, with protein MGAFLDKPKMEKHNAHGDGNSLRYGLSSMQGWRVEMEDAHTAVIGLPNSLDLWSFFAVYDGHAGSQVARYCCEHLLEHITSNPDFQGGGGGGGPAVEPSVDSVKSGIRTGFLQIDDHMRQISEKKHGGADRSGSTAVGVMISPRHIYFINCGDSRGLLSRGGAVHFFTQDHKPSNPLEKERIQNAGGSVMIQRVNGSLAVSRALGDFDYKCVHGKGPTEQLVSPEPEVCAIERSEAEDEFIVLACDGIWDVMANEELCDFVRSRLEVTDDLERVCNEIVDTCLYKGSRDNMSVVLVCFVSAPKVSPEAVKREAELDKYLESRVEEILKRQGDEGVPDLVHVMRTLASESIPNLPPGGELASKRSVIEAVYNKLNPYRNEDTDPDILFFRGFS; from the exons ATGGGTGCATTTCTGGATAAGCCAAAGATGGAGAAACATAACGCTCATGGGGATGGGAACAGTCTTCGCTACGGCCTGAGCAGCATGCAGGGCTGGCGTGTTGAGATGGAAGATGCGCACACCGCTGTCATCGGCCTGCCCAACAGTCTGGACCTCTGGTCGTTCTTTGCCGTTTATGATGGTCACGCGGGATCACAGGTGGCACGTTACTGCTGCGAGCACCTTCTGGAGCACATCACCAGCAACCCTGACTTCCAGGGTGGAGGCGGAGGAGGGGGACCAGCTGTGGAGCCCAGTGTGGACAGCGTGAAGTCGGGAATTCGCACTGGTTTCCTTCAGATCGACGATCACATGCGACAGATTTCGGAAAAGAAGCATGGTGGAGCTGACCGCAGCGGCTCGACAGCTGTCGGAGTGATGATTTCACCTCGCCATATCTACTTTATCAACTGCGGAGATTCGCGCGGGTTGCTGAGTCGCGGAGGGGCGGTGCACTTCTTCACACAGGACCACAAACCCAGCAACCCTCTCGAGAAGGAAAGGATCCAGAACGCTGGAGGGTCTGTGATGATCCAACGTGTCAATGGGTCTCTGGCGGTGTCCAGGGCTCTGGGGGACTTTGACTATAAGTGTGTGCATGGTAAGGGTCCCACGGAGCAGCTGGTGTCACCAGAGCCCGAGGTCTGTGCTATCGAGCGGTCAGAGGCGGAGGACGAGTTTATTGTTCTTGCTTGTGATGGGATCTGGGATGTGATGGCCAACGAGGAGTTGTGTGATTTTGTTCGTTCACGACTTGAGGTGACAGACGATCTGGAGAGGGTCTGCAATGAGATTGTAGATACCTGCTTGTACAAG GGAAGTCGTGACAACATGAGTGTTGTGCTGGTGTGTTTCGTCAGTGCACCGAAGGTTTCCCCTGAAGCTGTTAAAAGGGAAGCTGAGCTTGATAAATACCTAGAGAGCCGAGTAGAAG AGATCCTGAAGAGGCAGGGAGACGAAGGTGTGCCCGACCTGGTACATGTGATGCGCACGTTAGCATCTGAGAGCATCCCAAACCTACCCCCTGGAGGAGAACTGGCCAGCAA